AAGGATAATGCAGATATTAAACCAGGCAAGTTTTGAATGGCTTAATATAGAATGATTTGCGGGATGTGGTAATTGGCAATTAATAACATCCTAAATAGTTCCGGTTATTATGCAGGGTTACCTGCCGGGGTGTATTAATCGCCCTCGGTTAAAAATCCCTTATCAACTATTTTGAACTTTGCTATAGTTTCAGATAGGATTTTTCTTTTGTCCGAAGTTGCTTCTTTCATGCTTTCAGCCATAAAAGAAACAAGCAGTTCAACATGGTTCCTGTAAATTTTGCTTTTGCCATAAGCATCTATATACACGCCTGTTTTTTTCCTGAGGTGTGAGAAAGCAAATTCAATTTCATCAAAATCATTCTGGCCGATTTCGAATAATATCTTTTTTCTATTTCCGTCGAACAAATCATAAAAATCTATAGCCATATTTTTTACTCACTATAAGTGGCAATTTAAGTTGTTAATAAACTCAGCCTGTATAAAAAGCCTCCCTTATCTGCACCAAAAGCAATCCGGCTTTATCCATGTCCGGCCTTTCGGGCAGGGCTGATGTTTCATAGGCGGCTTTTACGCTTTCCATTTTTTCTTCCACCATTTTCATCAGCTCGTCAAACTCAAATTCGCCGGTGCGGATCTTGAGTAAAAAATCACGGTCATTGCGTTTCACTATTACTTGTTGATGCAGGGCTATTTCTTCGGCCATATTGAGCAAGCGGAAAGTGTGCATCATATTTTTGGCATCGTAGCTTTTACCGTGAGCCAGCGTGCTTTGGTACCGCAAATCGTTCCGTTTATCTTCCCACTCCTGGTACTCCTTATATTCCCGGCAGTAAATGGAATAACTATCTTTATTAAAATTCATCACCGCCAGGTTTTCAATCCCCTTGGGTACCTGGCTTAGCTGAACATCATCAGCCTCGGTGCCCGATGCTATTCCTTTTAACCGGCCTTCTGTCAGCTGGCTTTGATGGTATAATAAATATACATTCCTGAAATGGTCCAGGTTAATAAGGCCGCATTGTTCCTGGGTGTAACTGTTTTCCCTGAGCCATTCCTCTAGCGGGATACTGCCGTTGTTGTGTATCACATAGCAAAAATCCAATACCGATTTACGGTTGCCATCCATTGGCCGGTTTATTTTTTTGTTGAGGCCCCGTGCTTTTTTTATTTGCGTTTGCGCATAGCCTGCAAAGGTATCCATACACAGTTTTGATAAAAAATCGGCGGGTTTAACCAGATCCATTAGTGGATGGCAAAACAATACATGTTCAGCCGGAGTGTTTAGCAACTCCAGGATATTGGGGTTGTTTTTAATCAGCAGATCAAGAAAACGGCCTATCTCAAAATAAACCTCATCATTGCTGGCGTTGGCTATCTGCTCCTGCCGCTCAAAGCCATACAGTTGTTTTTGCGGCATCATGAAGATGCCTTTTTTGTCTACATCCGATCCGGCCACGTTGAGGTTATACGCGGTGCTGCCGCTTATGCAATCCAGCAGGATGAGTTCTTTACGTAGTTTTAATTCCTTGTAGTCCATCATAGTATATGCCTCCTGAATAGCTCATTTAACGGCTGCGCCGGTTGCTGTTCTGATGTAAATTGCTGCAATTGTTCCCTGCACTGATTCAGCGTATCTGCCAGCCATTCATTTAAGATATTAACCGGCTTTATCATCGCTTTTTCATCGGCCATTTGTTTTTGTGCCAATAACACGTCTATTGCATCCTGTATTTTGTTATCGGCTAACAACACACGCAGCTTATCAAATTCCATTGGCGGTACGGTTTGTTTTTCCACTATCCATCTACAGGCAAGCGCCGGGCGCAAAGCGTAAAAATATCGTTTAAGTTTTACCTCCTCAGCCTGCAAATCATTCCGAAGGGTATTATGCGCCATAGATAAATAGTGGTTCCCGGCAGATCGTAAGGAAAAATAGCCGGGCATCAAGCTCCGCAGCTCATCAGCAAAAACATCATCCTGCCGGTATACTATCGGCGATTGCAGCCACTCGTATAAGGGCGCGTTTGATTTCATGAACAGTTTTAAAGTCTTCTTTAAATCCCAGCCGCCTATATCCAATACCTCGTTAACCGGCAGGCCAACCACATCGGGCATTTCAACAATGCTCAGATAATCGTTGGCAGGGCGGGAGTAGATAAACCGCACATCAAAATCACTATCGGGCGAGGCAAAGCCCCATGCCCTGCTGCCCGATTCGCAGGCGTACAGGATTTTTATATTTTCCGACTGCTCCAGTTCGAGCAGTTTTTGGAGGATGATTTGTTTCATGTTAAAATATTTTTCAAATGTAGAGACGCATAATTGCGTCTCCCGCAGGACAGTCTCAATTGCAAATCTTACACTTAAACGCGGGAGACGCAATTATGCGTCTCTACAAAAAATTACAATCTTGGGTCGACCGGCTCGCTTTCCATGGCCAGTACACCAAACACGCACTGATGCACACGCCTTAACGGCTCCTTATCGGTAAAACGCTGCAGGCCTTCAACGCCAAGCAAAAATTCGCGCAGGGCCAGGCCTCTTTTGGCGTTGAGCCCTCTCGATTTTAGCCGTTCCATATTTTCGGGCGCGGTATATTCCGGGCCGTAAATAATGCGCAGGTATTCCCTGCCCCGTATTTTAATGGCAGGCTGTATTAGCCCCTTTTTATCTTTTTCGATAAAATGATAGGGCTTAACTACCATGCCCTCGCCGCCTTTAGCTGTTAAAGCTAACCACCATTCTGTTGCCTCGTTTATGCTGGCAGCATCATTCAGGTCCACAACTTTATAAGGCGTTGTTAGCAATATGGCCGGATCATGTGAGCAGATCTTCGCAATCTGCTCCATATGCCACTCATGATTTTCGCCCGTCCATAGCTTCCCTTCGGATGCCATGATGTGGAAGGGGGCCAGCTTGTAATCGTCCAAACTGTTTACCGGCCAGCAATAGCGTTGGTAGGCGGCTGTAAAATGTTCTGCCTCTTTTTGCCTTTCACCGTACTCAACCAAAAGAGTTTCGCCATTGGCATCTCTGGCGGCCAGTTGCTTTAGAGCGTCGGTTACTTCGGCTAAAGCATGCGTGGCGGCCGTACCCACAGCGGCGTACTGCGTTTGCAATAAGGCTTGCGCTTTGGCGCTCCATGACATTAGCTCGGTATCCAGGCAAACCCAATCGGTATCAAAACGCTCGTAAAATCCCGAATTGATCAAAGCGGCATTCAACCTGCTCAGCAAAGCCTGCTCGGTATTTTTATCATTAAAAAATGCCCGGCCTGTACGGGTATAAATGCTGCCGATACCCTCATTGCTGATGCCGAAAGCCTTGCTGATAGCCGCCTCGTTTTTACCCACAATAACTACTGCCCTTGACCCCATATGTTTTTCCTGGCAAACTACCCGGCCTATTTCTGCAGCCTGGTAATAATCAAAAGCCTCGGTCGGGAACTCCAGGTAATCATCCAAAATGCTTGTTTTGCTTGGACTCATGGTCGGCGGCAAATAAATAAGCCATTTTGGGTTGATGGCAAAGCGGCTCATCACTTCCAAGGCTGCAATGGCATTCTCTTCCCTGATGGTGATATTGTTGCCCAGCCGTGTTTCTACAATTTGTTTCCCCATAAAATCGGCAATATCCAGTACCTGGTCGTTTTCCTGTTGCAGGGTTAAGCTTTCTGCCGATGGCTTAACATAATTTAATGGTTTTGCCGGTTCGCAATAAACCTCCTTCGCTTTTACAGTAACCAATTCTCTTTCGGGATAACGCAACGCCGTAAGCGAACCGCCAAATACGCAGCCGGTATCAATATCGATGGTATTGTTTAACCACTGCGCATGCGGTATCGGTGTATGCCCGTAAACCACCATGGCCTTGCCGGTATATTCGGCAGCCCAGTTAAGCCTTACAGGCAAGCCAAATTCATCTATCTCGCCCGTTGTATCGCCATATAAACAAAACTCGCGTACAGCGCCAGATCCCCGGCCCTGCATGCTTTCTTTTAATCCCGCATGGGCAACCACCAGTTTGCCATCGTCAAATACATAATGGCTTACTAAGTCATCAATGAATTTGCTTACCTGGTTCTTAAACTCAGGTGTTTCGCCGGCTAATTGCTCGATTGATTTTTCTAAGCCGTGCTTGGCCTGTACATTTTTACCATTAAGCCAGCGCATCAGTTTAACATCATGGTTGCCGGGTACGCAGTACGCCGTGCAGGCTGCTGTCATCGCCATTACCAATTTTAACACTTCGGGCGTTTTCGGCCCGCGGTCAACCAGGTCGCCTGCAAATACAGCTTTTCTGCCTTCGGGATGCGCCCAGGTTTCTGCATTGTTTACATAGCCTAATTTGCCCAACAAGGTTACCAGTTCGTCGTAGCATCCATGTATGTCGCCTATAATATCCAGCGGGCCGTTTTCATGCTTTTTATTATTATACAATGGGTCGCGGACGATGCCGGTTATCGCATCCACCTCCTCTGGCGAGCGTAATTCAATGATATTGCGGAAACCTTCATACTTCAGCTTTTTAAAACTGCGCTTTAACTGCGATATATGCTGCGGGATAACATGAGCGCCAAAATTACGGTCGGGCCGCAGAGCGTTCCTGGCGGCACAAACTTTTTCGGGCATATTCAGGATGATGGCTACCGGCAGGCAATGATACTCTTTGGCCAGTTTCACCCAGTCGCGGCGTGCTTCTTCCTGTACATTGGTAGCGTCTATCACGGTAAGCAAGCCGTTTTTTAAACGCAGGCCGGTAATGTACCTTGCCAGCGCAAAAGCATCTGCCGATGCAGCCTGGTTATTTTCATCATCGCTTACCATACCACGGCAGGTATCTGACGATATGATTTCCGTTGGCTTAAAATGCTTCCGGGCAAAACTCGATTTCCCCGAGCCGGTTGCACCTATCAGCACTACTAAAGCCAATTCGGGTATTTTTATATTTTTATCTCTTGACATTTCTTCTTTTTATTTTAATTCCTATGCCGCGATTCTTAAACAGGTTATCCATGAGGTGTTTTGGTTCAAATAACCATCGGCTTTTAACGCAGGCCACCACTCAACCCGGCTACACTGCGCTGGCCGACCTTCTCTCCGGCTGAAGCCGCAAAGAGGGTAACCCCATTTTTATTTTATTATTTTTTCGAGCCCCTCTATGCGACGTAGTCGGAGGAGGGGCAGACGGGCGCAGCCTAGTCGGGGTGAGTCGTCGCCGCCATGCGATATACGTCATTCCCCTTCAGAATTTCGCCAAATCCGAGTTATAACCCACTTTCCTCTTGCTTAAATACCGCCATCTGGCTTAATGCACCTACCTCGGGGTCAACCTCGCCAACGGGTTTAAATGATACGGTGTAGCCAAATTGTGCGGCCACCCGGTTTGCCCATGCTTCAAATTCGGGCCTTGTCCATTC
The genomic region above belongs to Mucilaginibacter sp. KACC 22773 and contains:
- a CDS encoding DNA polymerase beta superfamily protein, whose amino-acid sequence is MMDYKELKLRKELILLDCISGSTAYNLNVAGSDVDKKGIFMMPQKQLYGFERQEQIANASNDEVYFEIGRFLDLLIKNNPNILELLNTPAEHVLFCHPLMDLVKPADFLSKLCMDTFAGYAQTQIKKARGLNKKINRPMDGNRKSVLDFCYVIHNNGSIPLEEWLRENSYTQEQCGLINLDHFRNVYLLYHQSQLTEGRLKGIASGTEADDVQLSQVPKGIENLAVMNFNKDSYSIYCREYKEYQEWEDKRNDLRYQSTLAHGKSYDAKNMMHTFRLLNMAEEIALHQQVIVKRNDRDFLLKIRTGEFEFDELMKMVEEKMESVKAAYETSALPERPDMDKAGLLLVQIREAFYTG
- a CDS encoding nucleotidyltransferase domain-containing protein, coding for MKQIILQKLLELEQSENIKILYACESGSRAWGFASPDSDFDVRFIYSRPANDYLSIVEMPDVVGLPVNEVLDIGGWDLKKTLKLFMKSNAPLYEWLQSPIVYRQDDVFADELRSLMPGYFSLRSAGNHYLSMAHNTLRNDLQAEEVKLKRYFYALRPALACRWIVEKQTVPPMEFDKLRVLLADNKIQDAIDVLLAQKQMADEKAMIKPVNILNEWLADTLNQCREQLQQFTSEQQPAQPLNELFRRHIL
- a CDS encoding polynucleotide kinase-phosphatase — protein: MSRDKNIKIPELALVVLIGATGSGKSSFARKHFKPTEIISSDTCRGMVSDDENNQAASADAFALARYITGLRLKNGLLTVIDATNVQEEARRDWVKLAKEYHCLPVAIILNMPEKVCAARNALRPDRNFGAHVIPQHISQLKRSFKKLKYEGFRNIIELRSPEEVDAITGIVRDPLYNNKKHENGPLDIIGDIHGCYDELVTLLGKLGYVNNAETWAHPEGRKAVFAGDLVDRGPKTPEVLKLVMAMTAACTAYCVPGNHDVKLMRWLNGKNVQAKHGLEKSIEQLAGETPEFKNQVSKFIDDLVSHYVFDDGKLVVAHAGLKESMQGRGSGAVREFCLYGDTTGEIDEFGLPVRLNWAAEYTGKAMVVYGHTPIPHAQWLNNTIDIDTGCVFGGSLTALRYPERELVTVKAKEVYCEPAKPLNYVKPSAESLTLQQENDQVLDIADFMGKQIVETRLGNNITIREENAIAALEVMSRFAINPKWLIYLPPTMSPSKTSILDDYLEFPTEAFDYYQAAEIGRVVCQEKHMGSRAVVIVGKNEAAISKAFGISNEGIGSIYTRTGRAFFNDKNTEQALLSRLNAALINSGFYERFDTDWVCLDTELMSWSAKAQALLQTQYAAVGTAATHALAEVTDALKQLAARDANGETLLVEYGERQKEAEHFTAAYQRYCWPVNSLDDYKLAPFHIMASEGKLWTGENHEWHMEQIAKICSHDPAILLTTPYKVVDLNDAASINEATEWWLALTAKGGEGMVVKPYHFIEKDKKGLIQPAIKIRGREYLRIIYGPEYTAPENMERLKSRGLNAKRGLALREFLLGVEGLQRFTDKEPLRRVHQCVFGVLAMESEPVDPRL